In Candidatus Woesearchaeota archaeon, the genomic stretch TGAATGGAAGGGAGATCAGGATATTTGCTGAGAGGGATCCCGAAAATCTTCCTTGGAAGGAATTGGGTGTCGACGTGGTTGCAGAGTGCACTGGCTTCTATAGGGATAGGGAAGGTGCTGGCAAGCATCTCAAGGCCGGCGCAAAGAAGGTCCTCATTTCAGCTCCTGCCAAGAGCCCTGACATCACTCTGGTCAAGGGTGTCAATGAGCATGAATATGACGGATCAAAGCATCATATTGTCAGCAATGCATCCTGCACTACAAACTGCCTCGCGCCGATTGTCAAGGTGCTTAATGACAATTTCGGGGTCAGGAGGGGGTATATGGTGACCACTCATGCTTACACTGCTGACCAGAAGCTCGTCGACTCCCCTCACAAGGATTTGAGGAGGGGAAGGAGCGCTGCTGTCAATATCACCCCCACGAGTTCAGGGGCTGCTGTCGCTGTTGCTGAAGTGATTCCTCAGCTCAAGGGGAAGCTCAATGGATTTGCTCTGAGGGTCCCTGTGCCTGATGGCAGCTATGTTGTGTTCACTTGCGAGCTGGATAAGGAGGCCACCAAGGAGCGCATAAATGATCTTTTCAGCAAGGTTGGCAATAATCATCTTAAGTCTGTTTTGGAGTATACTGAAGATGAGCTTGTCAGCAGTGATATCATCGGGAATCCTCATTCCTGTGTTTTCGACTCTGCTTTTACAGACGTCATAGGGGGTAATTTTGTTACTGTATGCGCCTGGTATGACAATGAGTGGGGTTACTCTAATAGGATGGTTGATATGCTGAAGCATCTGGTGAGATGAACTTGTGGTGGAACTGATGGGATATCTCAGGCTTAAGGATCTGCAGTACAAGGGTAAGAAGGTTATTGTCAGGATGGATCTTGACGTGCCTTTTGACAGGCAGGGCAACATAGCTGATGATTCAAGGCTTGAGAAGGCTCTTCCCACATTGCATTATCTTCTTGAGCATGATGCCAAGGTAATAATTATGGGGCATGTTGGCAGGCCTAAAGGTCAGGTTGTTGATTCTCTCAGGACTGACAAGGTGGCTTTGAGGATCAAGCGGCTTCTGGACAACAGGTATGATGTGAAGAAGCTACATGACTGCATTGGTGTGGAGCACGAGATTGGCTCAATGAAGCCGGGATGTGTTGCTGTTCTTGAGAATCTGAGGTTTCACGAAGAGGAGAAGAGCAATGATGAAGGATTCGCGAGGAAGCTCGCTGGTCTGGCTGATATCTATGTCAATGAGTCTTTTGCAACAGCCCATAGGGATAATGCATCAGTTACAGGCGTGCCTAAGTTCATACCCGGTGTCATGGGTCTTAGGTTCGAGCAGGAGCTCAGGATGCTTTCCATGATTCATTCGCCTGACAGGCCGTTTGTCGTCATAATGGGAGGCCTGAAGATATCTGATAAGATTAAGGTTATAGAGACCCTGCTTGAGAAGGCAGATGTCCTGCTTATTTGCGGGGCAATGGCGAATACTTTCCTGAAGGCCCAGGGCAAGGGGATAGGCAAGTCGGTTTATGATGAGGCTTCTGTTGATTTTGCCAGGTCATTGCTTTCAAAGAACAAGCTTGTTGAATACCCTAATTTCGACCAGAAGATTTACAAGGTGATCCTGCCTGTTGATCTGATCTGCGCTGAGAAGCTTGAGGAGGATTCGAAGACAAGGCTCTGCACTCCGAACAATGTCCCTAAGGATTATTATATCGTCGATATTGGGCCAAGGACTATTGCTTTGTATGAGGAGATAATACTCAATAGCCAGATGGTATTCTGGAACGGCCCGGCAGGATTCTTTGAGGTAGAGGATTTCGCTTTCGGCACTAATGAGCTTGCTAAGTTCATGGCCCAGACAACTGCCAGGACAATTGTAGGAGGCGGTGACACTGCTGAAGCTATCTATCGCATGAAGCTTGAGAGGAATTTCACCCATGTCTCGACTGGAGGCGGTGCTTCCCTGAAGTTCATCGAAGATAGTCAGTTGCCTGCTGTAAAAGCTCTTGAGGATTCCTGCAGCTCCAACAAAGAAGCCTTCAGGGATCTTAGGATTGCTGATTCTCTGCATCCTGAACTGCTTCATTGAGATAAGTGGATTGTTGGTTATGCAGATTTTATTGCATATTTTTCTTACTGAGCATCTCATAATCTGTTTCTTCCTGAAAATCCCATACCCTATTTCTTCCTGAGCATCTCATCCAGTCTCCTGTGCAGGTCAGATATCATCTCTGCTGCCTGGCTCCTGTATGAGTAGATGTAGTTTGATATGAATCCGATGCTGACAAGCCCTATCAGGAAGAACCACATCACTTCTTTCCTGATGTCTCCCCTCTTGATTGGAGGTACTTTTTCCAGCATTTTTCCTATGACAGGCATTTCTCTTATTTTTGATACTATCTTTGGTTCTTCTTCGTATTTTTCCCTCTCTTCGGTCTCATTTCCAGAGAACCCGGTTATATTGGATTTTATCTCTTCTTTCACTCTTCCAGGAGTGGTCATGCCTCCGCCCCCCATGCTCCCTCCGCCACCTGGTTTCTGGGCCTGTTTTTTCTCGGCGAGAGAGAATGCGCTGAACGAGCTGACATCGACGCATAGATGGTTTCCGTCAGCATAGCTCGCAAGCTCTGCATTGGCGCTTATGCATCTGCCAGTGCTGAAAGAGTAGCTGCATGTCAGTATGTACGCGTCTGCCGGATCGCTGAATGTGAATTTTGTCATGTCGAAGCATATTGTGGCATTTGAGTGGTTGAATTCAGGCTGTACGGCGACTGTCTTCTTGAACCTGTATATGTCTGTATCCTGCAGGGTCACATCCTCATCATACCTGAGTAGCAGGAGTATGTTGTCGGTTACCGGCACCCTTTTTATGATGAGATGATGGTCTGTCGAGTCCAGCCTCAGTATGTAGTAGTCTGTATTGAGGCTGAAGTTTGCTGTCTTGTTGGATGTCCTGTTCTCTAGGGTTGTAATGCCTGTGACATTGCCGAAGTTGTTGAATCCGGTGTCTGAGAGGCTTATGTTGTACTCATTCCCGTTTGTGCTGTTGGTTATGTTTAGCGACATGTTGACTTTCCTGAGATAATTCTGTATTGACACTATTATGCTCTCTGTGACATTGTTCTCGCCGTCGCTTACTGTGACATTCACTGAATAGTTCCCTGCATCAGCATATCCTGTCTGCCATTGCCCTGTTGAGTTTAATGGATAGCTGTAGTGGAAGGTCAATGGGTCGTTTTCCGGGTCGCTTGCATTCACTGTTATATTGACAAGATCTCCTTCTGTTGCTGTTATGTTTGAGATATCTGTGAAGTAGGGCGGGTCATTGTAGTCCACTAGGAAGGTGTAGGTGTCGCTGGTTGAGCTGGCCCCTCTTGTGTCAGTGCAGTTTATGCGCCAATAGTATTGCTGTTCTATGAGACTGCCCCAGTTGTACTGATATGTCCCGCTGATCAGTAATCCTGTTATGTTGAGCAGTGTCGTCGGATCGCTCTGGTTGTCCCCATAGATGTCACAGTATATCCCGTCCCCGTCAGGATCGGACAGGGTATAGTTCAATGTTGCCTGCAGGTC encodes the following:
- the gap gene encoding type I glyceraldehyde-3-phosphate dehydrogenase, producing the protein MVRVAINGFGRIGRQVFQAGHADPEIEWVAINDLSEPKVLAYLLKHDSVHGQRGYDISYTEHSLIVNGREIRIFAERDPENLPWKELGVDVVAECTGFYRDREGAGKHLKAGAKKVLISAPAKSPDITLVKGVNEHEYDGSKHHIVSNASCTTNCLAPIVKVLNDNFGVRRGYMVTTHAYTADQKLVDSPHKDLRRGRSAAVNITPTSSGAAVAVAEVIPQLKGKLNGFALRVPVPDGSYVVFTCELDKEATKERINDLFSKVGNNHLKSVLEYTEDELVSSDIIGNPHSCVFDSAFTDVIGGNFVTVCAWYDNEWGYSNRMVDMLKHLVR
- a CDS encoding phosphoglycerate kinase; amino-acid sequence: MELMGYLRLKDLQYKGKKVIVRMDLDVPFDRQGNIADDSRLEKALPTLHYLLEHDAKVIIMGHVGRPKGQVVDSLRTDKVALRIKRLLDNRYDVKKLHDCIGVEHEIGSMKPGCVAVLENLRFHEEEKSNDEGFARKLAGLADIYVNESFATAHRDNASVTGVPKFIPGVMGLRFEQELRMLSMIHSPDRPFVVIMGGLKISDKIKVIETLLEKADVLLICGAMANTFLKAQGKGIGKSVYDEASVDFARSLLSKNKLVEYPNFDQKIYKVILPVDLICAEKLEEDSKTRLCTPNNVPKDYYIVDIGPRTIALYEEIILNSQMVFWNGPAGFFEVEDFAFGTNELAKFMAQTTARTIVGGGDTAEAIYRMKLERNFTHVSTGGGASLKFIEDSQLPAVKALEDSCSSNKEAFRDLRIADSLHPELLH